TGCGGAAGTAGTTCGACGTGGAGCCGGCCGGCACACCGGCGATGGCATCCACGCGGCGGTGGGTGAGGGCGCGCAATCCTTCGGTCCCCACGAGTTCGATTGCGGCGTCGAGGACGGTGGCGCGTTTGTCGGTCACGAGAGACATTCTACGAGGATCACTACAGGGGTAGTGACTGTCCACTACACACGTAGTACCGTCATGACATGACCGTGAAGCCAGGCAGTGCGGCGATCCTCGGCGGCGGAATCGGAGGGCTCACCGCCGCGAACGCCCTCCTCCGCCACGGATGGCACATCGACGTGTTCGAACGATCTCCGGAGCCTCCGCGCACCGGCACCGCGCTCGGGATGTGGCCTCCTGCCCTGGCCGCACTCGAAGTTGCCGGCGTCGGCGGACGGGTGGAACAACTCGGCGTGACACAGCGCTCCGCGACGCTCAGACGCTGGGACGGTGTGGTGCTCGCCCACGTCGGGGACCTTCGCCGGGCACCGGTCATGGTTTCCCGGCCCGCCCTCCTCGACATCCTGCTGTCCGGCCTCCCCGACCACATCGTGAAGTTCGACGCCCCCGCGCCACCGCTCACGGCCCTCGCCGGATACGACGTGATGATCGGCGCGGACGGAATCGGCAGTGCGGTACGTGACGAGGTGTTCGGTCCGGCCTACCGGCCCGTGCACACCGGGTACGGAGCGTGGCGCGGCTGGGTCGGCGGCTCCACCACGAACCATGGAGAAACCTGGGGTCCCGGCGCGCTCTTCGGAATCACCGACCGCGGCGGCGACCTCACCAACTGGTTCGCCGCCGTCCGCACCACCGAAGGCACCGGCGGCACCCTCGACGACCTGTACGGCCGCTTCCACGACTGGCACCCCGGCGTACGCGACATCCTCGGCCGCCTCGACCCCGACGACGTCATGTACCACGACCTGTACGAATCCCCCCGCCTCCCGTCGTACTTCCGCGGCAACACCGCACTGATCGGCGACGCGGCGCATGCGATGGCACCGAATCTCGGCCGCGGCGCATGCGAAGCAATCGTCGACGCCACGACACTCGCGACGCTGTTGTCCGAGCATCCGGTACCGATCGCTCTGCAGCGCTATGACCGTGCCCGTCGACGCCGCACCCAGCTCCTCGTGCCCGCGTCACGGGCGGTCGCCAGGATCGCGACCGCGTCCCGGCTGACATCTCTCCGCGACTCCTCCATCACAGCATTCGGCCGCATCGCCTGAAACGTTCCGATAATCACCCGGTCGAGGGAACCGATCGTCACGCTGCTGCGTCCAACCCTGATGGAACGTCTGCCGGACAGGAGTTGGTGAGCTGATGTCAGCGCTGAAGGTCGACCCGGACTCGTTGAAGAGCCTGGCCTATGCCCTGGAGGGAGAAGCCGAGACCATCTACGCGTTGGAACCGTCCGCGGCGCTCGAGTCGGTAGCGGGCGCGATGCCATCCTCAGCGGTCGGTGGTGTCGCCGGACGCGCGGGAGCACCACTCGACACCGCCTACCGCGCTATGGCCAACTGCCTGCGACGCATGGCCGAGGCCACCGAAGCGGCCGCACGGAACTACGAGGTGGCCGAGGAGGAATTCAGCCGCCAACTCGCGGCCGTCGGATCCGACTTCGAAGGAAAGTCCCTGTAGATGTTGTCTCCTTCCGCGATCCGCTCGCTCGATCCGGCTGCGCTCACCACGGCTGCCGAGGCGGTCGAGTCCGCAAACAACACATTCCGGGAGTCGACCCACCGCGTCGACCGGAATGTGGATGCCACGTTCGGTGGATGGGACGGTGAAGGCGGGGCAGCCGCCGCGGCACGTGCGTGGAGTGATCGGGTGGCCGGCCAAGGCATCAGCCACGCTGTCGACGAGCAGGTCGACGCCCTCCGCGACGCTGCGAACACGCTCATTCCCGCCCGCGCCACCGTCGTCGGAATCGTCGACAACGCGGTTGCAGCCGGCTTCACCGTCCACGACGACGCGCGGGTCGAGGCACCCCGAACCCACACGGGCGACGCGCAGACCGACCTCGTCGTGCAAGCGGGTCTCGACGACACCGCCATGAACTTCGAGGTCCAACTGAAATCGGCGGTGCGCACATTCGACGAACTGGATCGAGACGCCGCCGTCCGACTCGAGCAGGTCAGCAACCGGCTCTCCACGTTCGGCGGTGAATTCCGTTCCCAGAACACACATTCCATCGATGCTCCGGACGGTGCTGCCGACGCTGCGCTCCTAGCATCCGGGGCTGCACGCGATACCGATCTCGAACGCATCGGACGCACCCTGTCGCTACCGTCGGGTGCGAGCATCGAGTACCTCGACGCCTTCTACAACAGCCTCGACGAGGACGAACTGGCGAACCTGCACGAGACGTACAAGACATGGGAAGCCGAAGGCAACCCCGACGCGGCGCGCTGGGCCGACGGTCTCGGCAACGGTCTGCTCATCCTGTCGAATCCCGAATACGGCGGGTCGTGGGAGTCGGTGCCGCAGGACATCCGAGACACCATTCGATACGGCTACGAACCCGACCCGAACGCCGAGCACCCCGGTGAACCACTGGACCGGCTGGATCGACTCGGCGCGATACTCGGCGAGGCCAACCCTCAGTATCGACCCGGAACCGAGATGGGCATCGAGATGAGCCGGGTCGCCGGATACATGGCGGGCATCCCCACCTACGCCGATCCCCACATCATTCCCACCCCCGACCCTTCCTATTACGACCACACGGCAAGCACATTCCTCGACCTCGCCACCCGGAACACCGACACGTCGTATCACCTGCTCACCGGCACCGACGTCGACGGCAGCCCTGCGGACTTCAGTAGGGACGAGGTGCTCGTTCCGCTGCTCACCCGCGAATGGGCCGACGACGGAGCAACTCTGGCCGGCCTGACGGAGTGGATCGCTGCCGACGCGTTGCCCGCCGACCCGGGTGACCCCGCAGCAGTAATCCGAGCCGAACGTGCGGGCGAGGCAGCATTCGGTTTGGCCGAGGTGTTGTCTGCGCCGGAGTCTGAGTGGAACTCCGACAACAACTTCAACCGTTTCCTCCATATGCCGGGTGCCTCCCGGGAAGAAACCGACCTGACCATAGGTGACGTCAATCCTGTTGCTGTCCGTTCCTTCGCGACCGCCCTGTCACCGTTTGTCGGCGACATGGTCGGTTCCGTCGACGACGCCACCGCCACCAGCGGCTTCGGTGAACTCGGCCCCGTCCCGGCGACGCGCGTATTCACCCTCATGAACACCGACCCCGCGGCAGGTGCCCTTCTCAACGGTGCAGCAATCGCGCAGGCCACCGATTTCGACCGCCGGTTCGCTCTCGAACAACTCGACGGTGTGAACAAGTACAGCTACGGAACGTATTCGGGCCGGTTGCAAAGCCTCGTCGAGGTGGGGTTGAGCAGCACCTACGAGAACGAGAAGCTGGTCGAGCAGGCGGCGATCGACAACCGGAACCAGTCCAGAGCAGACGCGTATGCCGTGGCCCAAACCCTCGTCACCGGTGCGGTGACGGCGTTGCCGGGTGGCGTGGTCACGGGTCCGCTCGTGTACTCGACAGGGGTTCTGTTGCAATCCGAAATCGTCGATGCTGAAGGGCGATACGTGGGGCATCCGTCGGGGGTCGAGGGGTTCGATTCCGAAATGTATCTGACCGAGACAGGTGCCGAGAATACTCGGAGATACAACATGCTCAGCTCGCTGGTGGATTCGGGAGCCATCGACACAGCACAAGTGTCGCCAGGCTGGTTGACCGACGGCTCTCTCGTTCCCCGCGATCTCATGGAAGGACGTTTGTTGAGCGATCAAGTCCCCGATCTACTCCACGAAGCCGGGATCGAAAGTTCGGCTCAAACCGAGTACTTGCGCATTTCGAACTCGGGAGCAGGCGACCTTCGAAATATCGTCTATGCAGACCAACGCAATGGCGAACAAGGATTCCGAGACGTACTGACCAACAATGTCGTCCCGTCCGGCGGTGAACGGTGGAACTACTCGTGACCAAGAATCGATTCGACCCAACTGAACGAACCGGACCTCCGCCCCTCTACATCATGCTGCTGACTGTGGTTCTCGCAGCGGCATGTGCATCGCCCGAATCACCTCGAGTGGATACGGAGGGAGCTACCCAGTTGACCTCCACCGAATATCAGCCGCCCGAACAGGTCCGAAATACCACGTTCGTGTGGTCCGCAGAACCCGACGTCGACCTGTTCGATGAACGTGGCAGGTTGATTCGTGCAGCACAGGAATCGAAGATTATCGCCTACTACGCAGGAATCGATGTCACATACCCGGGCTTCGCCGAGGCGCTCGATCCACACTACGCAATCGGGATCAGTACAACACTGCAGACATCTCTCGCTGGCACCATCCGCGCACATATCCTCGAAATCAACGACATACACGAGGGATTCAAAGCGACCATCTGCAGTCAAGAATCGAATTTGGCCACACGAGTACGCGATGAGGACTATCGGATCAAGGTTTTCTCCGGCCGTGAAGAGTTTGTGGAATTCGGCCCGACAACCGAAGCGCACCGCCACGAAAAATGGATGCAACGGCACGAACCACCGCGCCCCGCGCCGGAAACACAATACTTGTCGGCGCTCCCCACCTCTGAGCATCGATGGTCTGCCCCAACGGAAGATCTGTTCACCGGAACGGGACTGACAGTCACCTTCGGCTCCGACCTCGGCGAGACGATGCATCGCTGCGAGGAGTGGGGTCGCAGTATCGAACCCGATGTGCCGGACAGAGGGTCCGAGCTCATCATCTCCCCCACCCCACCCGAAACTCTCCCCGCCTACCCGGGCTGGTGAGAAAGGAACCGTGTTGACGTATCCAGAAGAACTCTCTGTCACCGTCAGGCGTGTGCAGGACACGATCGAACGGATAGTAGGCAACGGATCGGTCCACGACATCCGTATCAGCGTCACCCCGACCGGCCGCATCGTCGCCCTCGAGATCCCGCCCGAGGCGTACAACTGGTCGCCGGACGTGCTCGCGACTCGCATTGCCGCCGCTCACGACCTCGCATCCGCGGACGCCGACGAGCAGGCCCGCTACGCGCGCGTCGAGTTGGCCGGCGACCCGCGTATCCGGCGCATCGTCTCTGGGATCGGGCAGCGCTGACCTCGAGATGAACGGCCCGTAAATAACAACTGGCCGCAGCGATAAGAATCAGCTGCGGCCAGAGGTAACGAAAGAATAACTTGGGGCACCCGAAACCGTAAGCCCGTCTCAGGTGAGGTCTGTCACAAAGTGTCTCGTTCCCACACCCGGTGGGTACCGAGCAGATCGAGCACCTGCGTAACCGCCGTCTGGGGATCGTCCGCGACGACGACACCCGGTGCCGCCAGACCCTCGAGTGCCGCAGCTCCCGGACCCCACGCCGCCAAGGTTTTCTGGTGGCGGAACGTCTCGTCCACGAGGATCTGCACCCTCTTATCTGCGGGTGCAGCGGCCAGAATGACCGCGTCGAACTCGATCGAGCGGGCCGTGAGGAAGGTGCGCGAGATCGGCACGACTCCCCCGAGCATCCCGCCGTGCTGGGCGACGACCAGCGGGACGCAGTCGGCCGCGTCCACGGCCTGCACGGCCGCGAGCACCTGATCGACGTCGGTGGTGTCGTCGGCGACGATGCCGATCAACCGGCCCTGCACGGGCCACGTCTTGCCGACCTGCGCCAGCGCGGGGCTCTGCGGGAGATCGGAGACCTCGACGGTCGGCTTCGGAGCGGGCAGACCGAGACCGGCCGCCACCTTCTCGCACAACCCGGTGTCGATGTTCGCCAGGATCTGCAGCTGCCGCTCCTTGATGGACTGCTCGTAGCACTTGCCCAGCTCGAAGGTGTAGGCGTAGGCCACGTGGTCCTGCTCTATCTCCGACAGGCTCAGGTAGAACTGGCGGACCTGCGTGTAGTGGTCGTCGAACGACCGGGAGACCTCACGCTCCTTCTTCGCCGCCGGTACCTCCACCGGCAGGTCGACGAAGGCACCCTCGGTGACACCGGCCGTGAACGGGCATCCCGCGTCGAGCGAGTTCGGCTTGTACGGAGCGACACCGGTGTGGACGGCGTGCTGGTGGAAGCCGTCGCGGAACATGTCGTTGACGGGTGCATGCGGACGGTTGATCGGGATCTGCCCGAAGTTCGGTCCACCGAGTCGCGTCAGCTGGGTGTCGAGGTACGAGAACAGGCGACCCTGCAGCAGCGGATCGTCGGTGACGTCGATGCCCGGGACGAGATGGCCCGGGTGGAAGGCGACCTGCTCGGTCTCGGCGAAGAAATTGGTGGGGTTGGCATTGAGGACCATCGTGCCGATGATCTGCACGGGCGCGAGTTCCTCGGGGACGATCTTGGTGGGATCGAGCAGGTCGATGCCTTCGAAGACCTGCTCCGGGGTGTCCGGGAAGACCTGTACGCCGAGATCCCATTCGGGGTAGGCACCGGCCTCGATCGCGTCGGCGAGGTCGCGGCGGTGGAAGTCGGGATCGAAGCCGTTGATGAGCTGGGCTTCCTCCCACACCAGCGAATGCACGCCGAGCCGCGGCTTCCAGTGGAACTTCACCAGCGCGGTATCACCCTCGGCGTTGACCACACGGAAGGTGTGGACGCCGAAGCCCTCCATCATGCGGTAGGAGCGCGGGATGCCGCGGTCGGACATGTTCCACATCGTGTGCGCCGTGGCCTCGGTGTGGAGCGAGACGAAATCCCAGAACGTGTCGTGAGCGCTCTGTGCCTGCGGGATCTCGCGATCCGGGTGCGGTTTGGCCGCGTGGACGACGTCCGGGAACTTGATGGCGTCCTGGATGAAGAACACCGGGATGTTGTTGCCGACGAGGTCGAAAGTGCCTTCTTCGGTGTAGAACTTCGTCGCGAAGCCACGAGTGTCGCGCACCGTGTCGGCCGAGCCACGGGAACCGAGCACCGTCGAGAACCGCACGAACACCGGTGTCTCCACGTCCTTCTGGAGGAACTGGGCACGCGTGATCGAGCTTGCGGCACCCGTCGCGCGGAAGACGCCGTGGGCACCGGCGCCGCGGGCGTGCACCACGCGCTCCGGGATGCGTTCGTGGTCGAAGTGGGTGATCTTCTCGCGGAAGTGATGATCCTGCAACAGGATCGGCCCGCGCCGACCGGCCTTGAGCGAGTGGTCGGTATCCGTCAGCCGCGCCCCCTGAGCCGTCGTCAGGTACTCGCCCTGCTGGGCACGGCCGCGCGGCAGATCCGCGGGAGTGCCGGTGGCCGTCCTGACCTCGGGCTCCGCCTGATCGGGCTTGGGCTCGGGCGGAGTCGTGGGCGTCGTGGGCTCCTCCACGGGTGGCACGGTGGACGAGGGAACACCGGGGATCTTCGGGGTGTCGGCGGGCATGGGAACTCCGATTCGTGTGCTGTCGTCGGGGCTGGACACGTCTTTTCCACGGCTACCCGGAAGGACGGCGGCCAAACGCGGCGGCGGGGCCGTCGGGTCAGAAGTCCTCGTCGATGCAGGCGAGCCGGTCGCCGGCCTGTCCGGCCTCACCCGGTGCGGTCTTGGTGTGCTGTGCGTGGAGCACCACCGAGTTGGCTTCGCCGTCGCGGAACTCCCAGTCGACGGTCGTGGACGCCTCGGCGTTGCCCTGCGCGTCGGTGGTGATGTCGAGCCAGATCTCGTTCTGCGGATTGGCGTAGGCGGGATCGGTGGACGGGGAGTCGGGGTTCGCCGCCGGGTCGACCCGGTTCTGGTAGTGCGGCCCCGAATCGGACGGGTTCGGCCCGCACGGCCGGGTGTGGACGTGCGCCCCGAAGTCCCGATCGGGTTGCAGACCCATCACCCTGAGGGTGACGGTGGTCCGGCCGTTCTCCTCTTCGGATTCGACGTCGAAGGTCGCGCCGACCGGCACGGCCGCTTCGTCGTAGGTGAAGGCGTTGTCGTCGTCGCCTCCCTCGTTCGGGAGCCCGAAGGCGTCGCCACTCATCCCGGGCAGCGGCGTGGGCATGGAATCGGTGGTGGTGGTCGTGAGCGAAGTGGGTGGGGTCTCGACGGTGGTCTCGGTGTCGGTGGACGAGTCGTCGCTGCTGCACCCGGCAGCCACGAGCGTGGCGACGGAGAAGCCCGCGACGAGACATGCGTGACGTGTGTTCATGACTTCGACGTACCCCGAGGGGCCGTCGGCGAACCTGGCCGCGGGGAACGTGCCCGCGCCGGGGGCGCGCAGGTCCTGCCCGGTGTTACGACCCGGCCTCGCCGTCCTCGGCCTTCTGTGCCTCGACGATCGCGGCGAGATCCTCCGCGACCTTCTTCTCCACGGCGCTCTTGTTCACGCCGGCCGCCGAGAGCACGCCGTCGCCGTTCTCGAGTTCGAGGAGCGCGAGGAGGATGTGCTCGGTGCCGATGTAGTTGTGCCCGATTCGCAGGGCTTCGCGGAAGGTCAGCTCGAGGGCCTTGCGGGCACCCGCGTCGTACGGGATGAGTTCGGGGACGTCGCTCGACGGTTCGGGGAGCGTCGCCACGGCGGCCGAGCGCAGCGCCGCGAAGTCGACATCCTGGGCCGCGAGTGCGCGGGCGGCGAGCGACTCGGTGTCGACGAGCAGACCGAGAATCAGATGGACGGGCGTGATCTCGGGGCTTCCCGTGGCACGCGCTTCGTTCATCGACGCCATCACGGTGTTCTGCGCGCGCGGGGTGAATCGCGAGAACCCCTGCTCGGGGTCGAGGTCGTTGTCGCTCTTCGAGACGAACCGTTTCTGGGCTGCCTGCTTGGACACGCCCATGCTCTGCCCGATCTCGGACCACGACTTGCCGGACCGTCGGGCCTGATCGACGAAGTGGCCGATCAGGTGATCGGCGACCTCACCGAGGTGGTCGGCCGCGATGACGGCATCGGAGAGTTGTTCGAGCGGATCGTCGTGGACCTTTTTGATCGCATCGATGAGGTCGTCGAGCCGGATGAGATGGGACGGCCGAATGGGTTCCATGCGTCAACTCTAAGTTGACGCATGGTTTGCGTCAACCTTGGGTTGACGATCAGGTTTGCGCGGTCGTCGTAGCGGAGAGCGAGACCTCGATGCGCGTGCCCTCGCCTCCCACGGCGAGCACGTCGCCGAAGCCCTCCACCAGCGACTCGACGAGGACGGGCAGGTCGGGGACGGCGGCGGAGTCTGCGTTGATTCCGATGCAGCAGTGGCTCGTGTGCGACATCAGCGTGATGTTGACGGCCGAACCGACGGTGGGAGCGAACGGGTAGTACCTCAGCACCTCCGCACCGGCCATGTACAGCGGGATCGGGGAACCCGGGACGTTCGACGCGAGAAAGTCGATGTGCTCGAGGATCCCACCCAGCACACCGGCCGGGAGCACGTTCAGCACACCCGCGATGGCGGACGAGAGCGGCACGGCCGGTTCGTCCCGCCACGACCGGACGATCCGGTCCACCCGGTGCATCGACGCGACCGGATCGGCGACATCGAGGGGAAGAGCGAACCGCGCCAGGGTGATCCGGTTTCCCCCGATCGCGTCACTCTCGCGCCGGAGACTGATCGGCAGCGTCGCCCTCAGTTCGGCGACCTGCGCGCCGTGCCGGGAATGGTAGTGCTTCAGCCCCAACAGGATTCCTGCCAGGAAAGCGTCGTTGAGCGAGGAGTTCGCTGCCCGTCCGGCCTGCCGCAGAGCGTCGAGCGGCAGATCGAGGGCTGCGACCTCCCGGACGGTGCTGCGGCCGACCATCACCGGGGACAGCGTCGTGAACACCGGTTGCACGAACCGGGCCGTCGAGCGGGTCGTGTCCACCACGCTGCGCAGCGCCGCGACCGGATTCGTCACCGACCTCAGACCGGAACGCACGAGCCACGGCACACCCCTCCCCACCATCTCGCCGGCCGTCGAGAGGTACCAACCCACGGAATCGGCGAGGGCCGACGCCGGAGCCGAGGTCGGCGGATCCTCGGGCAGTGGCCCGCGGTCGGTACCGTCGCGCTCGAAGTCGACCATCTCGTTCGCGATCTGAATGCCGCCGATGCCGTCGGTGAGCGAGTGGTGCACCTTGAGAACGATCGCGGCGCGACCGTCGGCGAGGCCGCCGACGATCGTCGCCTCCCAGAGGGGACGGTCCTTGTCGAAGGCCGACATCGCCGCGGCGCGCACGAGCGGGAGCACGGCGTCCAGTCCCCCGGGATGCGGGAGCGCGATGCGCCGCAGATGCCAGGACAGGTCGAAGTCGGGGTCGTCCACCCATCGCGGTGGGGTCCGTCCGAACGGGGATTCGACGAGCTTGCGGCGGAAGCTCGGCACCGCACGTGTTCCGCGCTCCATCATCCGGACGAAGCGCTCCTGGTCGGGTGACCGGTCGAGCAGAGCCACCGCGACGATCGTGGACCGCAGGACGGGGTCCTTCTCCATCCGCCACGACATCAGATCCGGCTGCGACATGTGCCGACCGTCCGCACCCATGCGCACCACCTCCCGCCTCCGGTTCTCCTCGCACGGTAACCGCCGCAATGCGCGGATACCGGCGATATCGGCCCGCGAACAGCACCGATGAGCCGGATCGAGGACCTTTCGCTCACGCTGACGCAAACCCTGGTCCCCCGCCGACGGATCGCACAGGATCGGTGACGACTTCGACGCCGTCGAAGTTCGCTCCCCCATCGCCAGTACCGTGAGGAAGTCCATGCCCCGTCTACGTCGTGCCGGATCGACGGCCGTCATCGCGCTCCTTCTGACCGCGGTCGCGGCATGTAGCTCCGGTTCCTCGGGCGACGGCCTCGCTTCCGACAGCGCGCTGCCCACGGAGATCCCGGCGGGCACCAAGCTCGTCATCGCCGACCAGGGTGAGCGACAGCTGTCCCTCCTCACCGGTTCCGGACAACTCGACGCCCTGCCGTTCGAGTACGAGTTCGCGACCTTCCAGGGCGCGCCCGCGATCCTCGAGGCCTTCCGCGCCGACGCGGTCGACGTCGCGTGGGCCGGCGAGATCATGACCGTCCAGTCGCTGGTCGCCGGTGACGACGTGCAGGTCGTCGCGGCCATGCAGACGAACAACAGCCTCAACATGGGCATCGCCCCGAACGCATCGGACGTCACGACGCTCGCGGACCTGAAGGGCAAGCGCATCGGCTACGCCGAGGGCACCTCGCAGCAGGCCTTCGTGCTCCGCGGTCTCGACAAGGCAGGCCTGTCGGTCGACGACGTCGAGCTCGTGTCGATGTCGCTACCGGATTTCCCGGATGCACTGCGCTCCAACCAGATCGACGCCGCCCCGATGAGCGAGCCGGTCTTTTCCCGGTACATGCAGACCCCGGGTGCGACGTCGCTGCCGCGCCCCGAGATCGAGGACCTCAGCGAAGGCATCTCGTACCTCTACTCGAGCAAGAAGGCCCTGTCCGACCCGGCGACCGCCGCAGCGGTCCGCGCCTACGTCACCGCGTACATCACGTCCGTCGACTGGGCCGACAACAACCGCGACGCGTACATCGACACCTACTTCGTGAAGAGCCAGGGCCTGACGGCCGAGGCCGGCGAGCGCATCCTCGACACCTCCGGGATCACCACCTTCCCACACCTCGACGAGGAGCTCATCGCGACCCAGCAGCACACCATCGACGTGATCAATGCCGCCGGTGAACTGCCCAAGCCCGTCGACGCCGCCGACGCCTTCGATCTGCGCTTCGACGAGGTCGTCACCGAAGCGGTCGCCGAGACCGGCGCCTCCCACACCCGCAGCTGACCTTCCGAGGGGAAATCCGACATGACGAACCGCCAACTCAACCTCAACGCCTTCATCTACCCGACCGGCCACCACGAGGCCTCGTGGCGCCATTCCGGCAGCGTGCCCGAGCGTCTCTACGACGTCACCTACTTCCAGGAACTCGCCCGCCTCGCGGAGAGCGCGAAACTCGACGCGGTCTTCTTCGCCGACGGTCCGGCTCTGCGCACCGAGGTGAAATACCGTCCGGACTACGGCCTCGAACCGATCACCACGCTCGCCGCGATGGCCACGGTCACCACGCATCTCGGGCTGATCGCCACCGCGTCGACCACCTACTACGAGCCCTACAACCTCGCCCGGTTGTTCTCCTCGCTCGACCACATCTCCGGTGGCCGCGCCGCCTGGAACATCGTCACCACCGCGACCGACGCAGCGGCAGCGAACTTCGGGTACACCGAACACCCCGACGTGCACGAACGATACGCCCGGGCACGCGAATTCGTCGACGCCGCGATCAAGCTGTGGGATTCGTGGGAGGACGACGCACTCGTCCTCGACAAGGCCGCCGGCGTCTACGCCGACCCGGACAAGATCCACCGCATCGACGTCGAGGGTGACTACGTCAAGGTGCGCGGCCCGTTCGGTTCGGCCCGCTCGCCGCAAGGGCACCCGGTGCTCGTGCAGGCCGGATCCTCCAACGACGGCCGCGATTTCGCGTCGACCTACGCCGAGGCGATCTTCACCGCGCACCAGCGCATCGAGGACGCCCAGGCCTTCTACACCGACATCAAGACCCGCGCAGCAGCATTCGGACGCAACCCCGATCACGTGAAGATCCTTCCCGGCCTGAGCCCGTTCATCGGCGCAACCGAGGCCGAAGCGAAGGAACTGCATCGCGAGTTCAACGAACTCACCATCGTCGAATACGGTCTCGGGCAGCTCCAGAAGATGGGCCGCATCGACGTGTCCCGGCTCGAGTTGGACGAGAAGGTGCCGGTCGAATTGTTCGCCGGCGCAGGCGACATCACCGACAACAACAACAGCCGCCGCCTGGTCTTCGCGAAGATCGTCGAGCGCGAACAGCCGACCCTGCGTCAGCTGCTGCACAAGCTCGCCGGCGCACGCGGCCACAACGTCGTCGCGGGCACGCCGGTGCAGATCGCCGACATCATCGAGGAGTGGTTCACCAACGGCGCCGCCGACGGCTTCAACATCATGCCGCCGCAGTACCCGCAGGGCCTCGAGGCGTTCGCTTCCCAGGTGGTGCCGATCCTGCAGGAGCGCAGCCTGTTCCGGACCGAGTACACCGGCACCACCCTGCGCGACCACTACGGCTTGCCGCGTCCGGAGAGCCAGTACGCACACGAACTCGCCCTGTCCGGTGCCACCGGTGATTTCGCACCGGGCGGCGCCACCGGCGACTTCGCACTGTCCGGCGTCTGATCGAAC
This window of the Rhodococcus pyridinivorans genome carries:
- a CDS encoding FAD-dependent monooxygenase, with the translated sequence MTVKPGSAAILGGGIGGLTAANALLRHGWHIDVFERSPEPPRTGTALGMWPPALAALEVAGVGGRVEQLGVTQRSATLRRWDGVVLAHVGDLRRAPVMVSRPALLDILLSGLPDHIVKFDAPAPPLTALAGYDVMIGADGIGSAVRDEVFGPAYRPVHTGYGAWRGWVGGSTTNHGETWGPGALFGITDRGGDLTNWFAAVRTTEGTGGTLDDLYGRFHDWHPGVRDILGRLDPDDVMYHDLYESPRLPSYFRGNTALIGDAAHAMAPNLGRGACEAIVDATTLATLLSEHPVPIALQRYDRARRRRTQLLVPASRAVARIATASRLTSLRDSSITAFGRIA
- a CDS encoding type VII secretion target; this translates as MSALKVDPDSLKSLAYALEGEAETIYALEPSAALESVAGAMPSSAVGGVAGRAGAPLDTAYRAMANCLRRMAEATEAAARNYEVAEEEFSRQLAAVGSDFEGKSL
- a CDS encoding YbaB/EbfC family nucleoid-associated protein, giving the protein MQDTIERIVGNGSVHDIRISVTPTGRIVALEIPPEAYNWSPDVLATRIAAAHDLASADADEQARYARVELAGDPRIRRIVSGIGQR
- a CDS encoding catalase gives rise to the protein MPADTPKIPGVPSSTVPPVEEPTTPTTPPEPKPDQAEPEVRTATGTPADLPRGRAQQGEYLTTAQGARLTDTDHSLKAGRRGPILLQDHHFREKITHFDHERIPERVVHARGAGAHGVFRATGAASSITRAQFLQKDVETPVFVRFSTVLGSRGSADTVRDTRGFATKFYTEEGTFDLVGNNIPVFFIQDAIKFPDVVHAAKPHPDREIPQAQSAHDTFWDFVSLHTEATAHTMWNMSDRGIPRSYRMMEGFGVHTFRVVNAEGDTALVKFHWKPRLGVHSLVWEEAQLINGFDPDFHRRDLADAIEAGAYPEWDLGVQVFPDTPEQVFEGIDLLDPTKIVPEELAPVQIIGTMVLNANPTNFFAETEQVAFHPGHLVPGIDVTDDPLLQGRLFSYLDTQLTRLGGPNFGQIPINRPHAPVNDMFRDGFHQHAVHTGVAPYKPNSLDAGCPFTAGVTEGAFVDLPVEVPAAKKEREVSRSFDDHYTQVRQFYLSLSEIEQDHVAYAYTFELGKCYEQSIKERQLQILANIDTGLCEKVAAGLGLPAPKPTVEVSDLPQSPALAQVGKTWPVQGRLIGIVADDTTDVDQVLAAVQAVDAADCVPLVVAQHGGMLGGVVPISRTFLTARSIEFDAVILAAAPADKRVQILVDETFRHQKTLAAWGPGAAALEGLAAPGVVVADDPQTAVTQVLDLLGTHRVWERDTL
- a CDS encoding superoxide dismutase family protein; the protein is MNTRHACLVAGFSVATLVAAGCSSDDSSTDTETTVETPPTSLTTTTTDSMPTPLPGMSGDAFGLPNEGGDDDNAFTYDEAAVPVGATFDVESEEENGRTTVTLRVMGLQPDRDFGAHVHTRPCGPNPSDSGPHYQNRVDPAANPDSPSTDPAYANPQNEIWLDITTDAQGNAEASTTVDWEFRDGEANSVVLHAQHTKTAPGEAGQAGDRLACIDEDF
- a CDS encoding Clp protease N-terminal domain-containing protein, which gives rise to MEPIRPSHLIRLDDLIDAIKKVHDDPLEQLSDAVIAADHLGEVADHLIGHFVDQARRSGKSWSEIGQSMGVSKQAAQKRFVSKSDNDLDPEQGFSRFTPRAQNTVMASMNEARATGSPEITPVHLILGLLVDTESLAARALAAQDVDFAALRSAAVATLPEPSSDVPELIPYDAGARKALELTFREALRIGHNYIGTEHILLALLELENGDGVLSAAGVNKSAVEKKVAEDLAAIVEAQKAEDGEAGS
- a CDS encoding wax ester/triacylglycerol synthase domain-containing protein, whose amino-acid sequence is MGADGRHMSQPDLMSWRMEKDPVLRSTIVAVALLDRSPDQERFVRMMERGTRAVPSFRRKLVESPFGRTPPRWVDDPDFDLSWHLRRIALPHPGGLDAVLPLVRAAAMSAFDKDRPLWEATIVGGLADGRAAIVLKVHHSLTDGIGGIQIANEMVDFERDGTDRGPLPEDPPTSAPASALADSVGWYLSTAGEMVGRGVPWLVRSGLRSVTNPVAALRSVVDTTRSTARFVQPVFTTLSPVMVGRSTVREVAALDLPLDALRQAGRAANSSLNDAFLAGILLGLKHYHSRHGAQVAELRATLPISLRRESDAIGGNRITLARFALPLDVADPVASMHRVDRIVRSWRDEPAVPLSSAIAGVLNVLPAGVLGGILEHIDFLASNVPGSPIPLYMAGAEVLRYYPFAPTVGSAVNITLMSHTSHCCIGINADSAAVPDLPVLVESLVEGFGDVLAVGGEGTRIEVSLSATTTAQT